One part of the Phormidium ambiguum IAM M-71 genome encodes these proteins:
- a CDS encoding DUF6884 domain-containing protein — protein MHLPKYYAVLGKGEYLTINGKRRGIWEYLEQQPSGWLCSVAVSRTMIPRNLPIFWDCGAVKYRNAEIPVLGTNLVTQAYAIAQYKKNSPHPGDLIAAPDHILIPGSNLRFRRRFNQHSAKEFLNLAQQVLPQCIPIAVTHGITTQEKIETARNLYEMGYPAIAIGGMAINASDIKGNIASVAAIRDHLPNCYIHVFGLCSPAYAKAWAEIGIDSFDGSSYLLQAFKGRFYKANGGQIIKYIAALPGSKITIPLCYCRPCIQMRHYGIEARTSGNRSANLARVAHNLTQLILAQTNAIINRRIGLIACVSKKRKETSPASELYISQWFKAAKKYILSMEIDYFILSAKHGILHPTQTIEPYDQSLYHLSALEHRQWSEIVVKQLIAIAPPPAELIILAGKRYRQGIVEPLQKAGYNITIPLQGLGIGKQLQWLAANTPGEKQLYLSLFS, from the coding sequence ATGCACTTACCCAAATATTATGCAGTGCTGGGAAAGGGAGAATATTTAACTATTAATGGGAAAAGGCGAGGAATTTGGGAATACCTAGAACAACAACCATCAGGCTGGCTATGTTCAGTAGCAGTAAGCCGGACTATGATACCGAGAAATTTACCGATTTTTTGGGATTGCGGCGCTGTAAAATATAGGAATGCAGAAATACCAGTTTTAGGAACAAATTTGGTAACACAAGCGTATGCAATTGCACAATACAAAAAGAATTCACCCCATCCTGGCGATCTTATTGCTGCACCAGATCATATCTTAATCCCCGGTTCAAATCTGCGTTTTCGGCGAAGATTCAACCAACATAGTGCTAAGGAGTTCTTAAACTTGGCGCAACAAGTATTACCGCAATGTATTCCCATTGCTGTTACTCACGGAATCACAACGCAGGAAAAAATAGAAACAGCCCGTAATCTATACGAAATGGGATACCCTGCTATAGCTATCGGAGGTATGGCAATCAACGCCAGCGATATCAAAGGAAACATCGCATCTGTGGCAGCAATTCGCGATCATTTGCCCAACTGTTATATCCACGTTTTCGGTCTTTGTTCTCCAGCTTATGCAAAAGCTTGGGCTGAAATTGGTATTGATTCATTTGACGGTTCTAGCTACTTACTACAAGCCTTTAAAGGTCGATTCTACAAAGCAAATGGAGGTCAAATAATTAAGTATATAGCAGCTTTACCTGGCTCTAAAATTACTATTCCTCTTTGTTATTGTCGCCCGTGTATCCAAATGCGCCACTATGGAATTGAAGCTAGAACCAGTGGTAATCGTTCTGCAAATTTAGCGAGGGTAGCACACAACTTGACTCAATTAATTTTAGCTCAAACCAACGCAATTATAAATCGCAGAATTGGCTTAATTGCCTGCGTTAGCAAAAAACGAAAGGAAACTTCACCAGCATCGGAATTATATATTTCTCAATGGTTTAAAGCGGCGAAGAAATACATTTTGTCAATGGAAATAGACTACTTTATACTCAGTGCCAAACACGGTATTCTTCATCCCACCCAGACAATAGAACCTTATGACCAGTCGCTATACCACCTATCCGCACTCGAACACCGCCAATGGTCGGAAATCGTCGTTAAACAGCTAATAGCGATCGCACCCCCACCAGCTGAGTTGATTATCCTTGCTGGAAAGCGCTACAGGCAAGGTATTGTGGAACCACTTCAAAAAGCTGGATACAATATCACAATACCCCTTCAAGGTCTTGGGATTGGCAAGCAACTGCAATGGTTAGCTGCTAACACTCCCGGAGAAAAACAGCTTTATCTATCTCTTTTCTCTTAA